Below is a genomic region from Betta splendens chromosome 8, fBetSpl5.4, whole genome shotgun sequence.
TGAAGAAACTGAAACTACAAAAGTTTAAGTCGCAGTCAGACGTTTCAGCCTGATTTACAtgatgtttgtgtctctggTTTCTTTTCTGACCTTTATTAAAGCATAGCATTAATCTACGAGCTGCTTTGTCATGTTGGATCAGACGCTTCATGACTATGAGACACAAATAGCTAGCAAATAGGTGATCCTTTTATTTATAGGCAAAGTTCATGTTTggtcttttttaaataaaaaaaccgTAAACAGATAAAATCTGTTGGAAATTTTATATTTGTGCACTTTTAAACCTCAGTTTTCCTCTATAAATCTGACGtctaaataataaaaccaaactttacaaacacataaataaacagtcaaGCAGTTGTTTCACTTTCCTGTATTTACATGTTCAGAGTTCCTGATTCCTTAAGACAGTCACCACCTGTCCATCATTTCTCAATGTAGGAAACTTATGATTTATCTGATGTGAGCTTCCAAATGTCCCAGAAACAAaatctgtgtgtatatattttttttcatttgtgggAAACATTAATAGACAAAATTCTGCTTTTTTTTACAGTCTAGGTAAACTGTTGCAACTGTGCCCCCACAGCTACTATTCAGTCatgttttcttcctcctcctcctcctcctcctcctcctcctcatcgtcatcaAAGTATTTAtcctctgcatctctgctgaCGATGTCCAGGTTGTCATATTCTGGGTTCTCGTCCACCTCACTGTAACAGACAGAGACATTCAAAGGTTTACTATAcagttttctctgtgtttctttcttaGTGTAAATCAGCACATGAAACGTGAATTCCACAGCTCCGGCAGACTGTTGTGTGAGCCTGTGTCATCTTTAAAGCGTCTAATGCAGAGGGAGATTTCCCTAATGGTAAATGCCCAGTCAGTGCTGGTGTGGCTGACCTGTAGTTGAAGTCCCTGTCCTTGCCGTCTAGGAAGCGCTGGTGCATCTGGCTGATGAACTCCTCCCTCAGCAGTGCTTTCTCCTCTGCAGTAGGCTCCCATTCTTTCGGCTGGACTCTATTATctacagagggaggaagacgccagctgaaaaaaagctCAGATAAAAGTCAGAGAAATCCTTCACAATCCCCCTCACCGTCTTCatcatcctcgtcctcgtcctcctcctgtgctccctcctctctctcctgctcctcctggaggcgACTCTGAATGAGACGCTCCTGGTAGGAGttgaggaggaggtgggcgagccctccttctcctccagccggGGCCCCGTCCAACATGGCTTCTTGGGAACGCTCCAGCACCTTAAACATATTGataatgaaaagaaaactcGATCTAACCCGAGCTGTAaatacagagagagaaacaaaccaACTCACCTCCTCATCAGTCAGGTATTGGCCAATATATTGTTCATAGAGCAGCGGTTCTCTCGTCCTCATTTGTTCTTCACTGAAATACTGACCctctagaggaggaggagaaggaacaccagtattaaaatgtgtaaaaagtaACGAACAGAATATTTTAACCCTGCAAGGTAAAACGACTTCAAAAACCAGATGGTACCTTGCTGCAGGGCCCTGAGGGCAGCGTAGCGATGGTTCCTGaccctggtcctggttctgttaGCGCCGCCCGTGGCTCGTCTCTGGATCACGTTGCTGTAATGTTGTGTTCGTGGGTCAGAGCTGACGTGGGCGAATGCTGACAGGTGCTGGGGCTTGAGGCAGGACTGGAGATTGATGTGGTTAGAATGTCATTCACGTAAGAAGCTGATTATACTGACTTGCGATCAATAACCCTGAGTCCACGTACATGGTACCGCTCCAGGAACACCAGTGGTCTGCTCCTgtactgatgctgcagctcttcCCTGCGCTGGTCCAGGGTCAGTTCAGCTTCTCCGATCTGCTGGCTCTTCACCGGGCTTCCACTCAGCGCTATGGCCTCTATCATAGCATTCACACAGATAGACTCAGCCTGGCTcacctgtcagacagacagagggaccGTTCATAAAGAACAGTGATGCACTTTGAACCAGCAAATCAGGAACCGGCTGTTAAATGATTAGCAGCGTCTCACCTGGAGGTCTGGCATCGCATGGGTCTCTGGTCTCACCCGGACCTCAGGCATCACGTAAAGGTCTGGTCTCACCTGGGTTTCTGATGGCGTCTGCTCTGGGTCTGCAGGTAATTTTCTCGTTTCTTCACTATTAGACGGACTCGGTTGTGTTTGAACGGGATCCTCGATTTCCCCCCACATGTTTAATATCAATAATCAGTGTTTGTAGTTAGCAGGCTAAAGCTAACGTGTACGTTCTTTACCAGGTTATCTTTCAGGTTGTCATAGAAATCAACATGAGCGGGAAAATCTCTTGATTTAAAGCACACATACTGTTACTTTTCACTTGTTTCGCACAAATGTTTTTCCGCCATTTCGGTCCGTCAGTATTATTGGTCCCCATTTGTGCGACGAGAATTGTTCCGGTGGGTAACGTCAAACAATTTACTAAATTGATTAATCAgatattttctttattgttcACATAGTAAGgagaacattattattatgactattatttgtgtttttttaatcgGATCCTCACTATTTGCAGTAACTGCGCACTGTTTGCTTGGAAAGAGGTCTGACGTTGGTCTTAAAAAGCTTTTCAAAGATCTGTGTCTCCACCTGCTGGACTAAGTCTGTAATGGGTTAGCGTTTCTGAATCCGGGGCCATGGACCAGGTTCAGTATAAGTCCCACTAGTTACGGAATTTAAACCAGTGGAAGGCAGTAGAGAATTTACAGGATATAAATGCATTTTGGGTTTGAGAGGTAAAACAAAAATGAGATGATGGAGGTGAAAAGAGAGGCTGAAACAGTGATTCACGAGCTGATGTGGTTCATCAGCTATTAGACAGACATTTGTTTGTACAGAAACCAACTCCTTTCTGTCTTTCATGCAGTGTTTAAATGCAGAATCTGTAAAAAACACATCCAGCGTGGGTTTAATATCCGTATGCGAATGTGTTTAAACGTGGATAACGACGCCGTTCCTCTGTCCTGTAGCCTCAGAGTCAtcctttaatttcctgtgttaTCGAGCGGAGGGTCACTGAGGGCTGCACTCAAGTACTGAGTCAGTTCTTAATGAACACACGCTGACACATTCGTTTAAGGCAGCGGCTTTGGGCCGTGACCTCTTTTGACCTCTGCCCCCATCATTGCCTCTCTGTGACATTCCTGTGAAGCCTTTTAATGGATGGACTGACTGGCGTTGATGATGTTATACCATGTATGCTGCAGGGTCATGAGCTCCGTGCGTTGGCAGTTAAGGCCAACGCTGTTCATATGATCTGTTTTACAAGGTTTTCTACTGAAAGCTCAGGGTTCAAACTACTGCTGATCTGTTGCTTTTACCCGTTGAGAAACTGTTCTACTGTGAAACTGCATGTGTTCATCTTTTAATAGACAGATGAATAACTCACCTATGGTCAAATAATTACCTGAGACGTGCTTTCCTCTTGTGTACTACATTGAAAAGTTTCCTTTTTTCCATTCAGCATAATCAAGGAGCTTTCGAAGGGAAGCGTGTGGAAGTGCGTCTTTGATGTGAGGCAGAAATCTCCTCTGATCATCTTTGATTTCAGAAACTCTGCAGCCGCGGCTCCGAAGAGCAAATTCTCTGAATAGTTAAAGCAACTCGGCTGTTTCTCTTGTTCTCGTTTGTGGATGTACAGACTGACGAATGTTTACATCCGGTGCCTTAAATGAGATCCTGCCACGTGTTGAGCATGCGCTGCTCATGCAAACAGGCCGAGGGGTCAGAAAGGTCATACATCCtaaaacacagaggagctgccGGAGCTGTGGGCCTTTACTGCAACAGCGGGACCACGGGAAGCTCCTGCAGTCGGAGAAGGATGATTCAGCCAAGACGCGCCAGCTGCCAGCTGAGCCTCAtcgatgacaaacacacacggtgtCACTCCTTCCCAGTAGTCGTGTTGTGAGTAATAGCAGTGCTGCTGGTCTGCAGAAGGGCCTGATGTGAAGTAGCAGCATTTAAGCAATGAGAACACTTCACCAGAGTAGAGTCTGTAGCAGCACATTGCATCACTGGCCTGTTGCAGAAATTTATGcaagcgtctgtgtgtgtagatgATCATAGTGGGTATAGTCCCATTATTAACACATGCACAGTCGCCCCGCTTGTGTGTCATAGCCTTCTTAGTGTTTGTCCTGTTTGCCTGCAGCAGGTTCCAGCTGGATCTGCTGAAATCAAAGAAATAAGAGCGTTTTTATCTGCGGCTGCTGTGGGACACGCAGAGGGACTGTAAATGGGTGTGAGCATGAGTGGGGAGCGAAACAGGGGGAAGATGCATGGCAGAGATTAAAGGTCTGTTCAGTCCACGCACGTGGCCAGCGGCTCCGTTtgtggagtgtgtgcgtgtgatgtgGGGAGATGTGCAACACCTCAGTCCCATTTCTGCAGGGCTCGGTTTGATCTGATATACAGTCCGTAAGTGGGAgaacacaaatgttttatttaatgctgAATCCTCGACCCAGATAGAGCTGCTGATTTGCAGAAAGCCATTCCTCGCTAGCTTCAGTTCAGCCTTGATGTTTTGCACTAAGATGATGACAGAGGAGTTTAGTGATGCTTCTTTGTGGAACTTTATTGATTTTCATAAATAAGTGAAGCTGTATTAGAAATATGCCTTTGCTTCTACTCTGATGAACAGCAGTTAGGTCCCAACTATTGAAACAGGAAGCTGCGTCTCTTCCTTCCCGTTGCAGCGTGTGAGAAAAGCTGCATCTTCACAGCGTTGATGATCAGGGTAAATAACAGCGGCGTGTGTGAGAAGCGTGACTTCTGCTTTCACGCACGGCCTCTATTTTTAAGGTACAGACAGCacggcttcctgctgctgcttcctgacgGAGAGCGTTGCCTCTTGTTGGTGTGACAACGTTTCGTTCTGTAGCGTCTGAATGTTGGCTCTTCTTTTTGTCTCGTTCTCCGTCTGAAGCTGCAACAGAGACGGAGAGTCAGGTCACGTACGTAGaaaagccttttatttttagcattGATTCGAGCGCTACTCATTTGTCAGCACCGGCCTCGTGGAccgctggacctgagctacagccACCCTTCATTATTCTAGAGAAGCGACTGGTAACTAATGTGGGAACTTGGTTCTTACTCTGCAGAACGTGAGTCTTATTGAAGACTCTTGGCATTGGTTCTGATCCGGATTGTTCCACTGTCTCCACTCTCAGTCTTCAGGTACAGGTGAGTCAAGGTCAAACCTCGGCGCTGATGATGAGCTTCCTGCTTTTAACTGCCTCGTCATTGCTGACGCATTTATTCTGACCCACGTTACCTAATGTGCAGCCTTATGAGACATTGACTGTCCTTCAGTGGGTCCATGCAGCACAGCACCAGTACCTTTTCACTGTTTTGGGCCGTGCATCTTATCTGATAGCATTTCACGTGGTATACGCTGGAATTAGCCGCCTGAAACACATTATTTGAGCAGCTGAATGCGTTCTGCGCTCTGCTGGGCCGTTAATACGCGCACACGAGCGCCGTCTCCTTTATACCAAGCTGTTAAAACACAATAAGCAGTTCTTATCTGTCGGCGCAGACAGCGGCGATGATGAGCGCCGCTCAGACCCCATTTGGTCGGACAGCAGGACGTGGAATCACATCTACCATTGTTACCAGCTCCTCTCATTGTGTGCGAGGTGAGCGTTGGTATGTGCGTGGAGTCGAGGGGGCGGAGCTGCGTTTGGCCGCCGTCAGGCCGTGTGACCACACATTAGTGTTATCGCAGCGCGTGGTGTTTGTTGGTCTGTGAAGACACACAACTggggtttgttttgttctgcggCCAAATACAGAAACAGCTTCATTGGTCTTGAGACTAAAAAGGCTCAAGATCATCAACTATATGAcatcattacccagaatgcattgtgtaGCCAATAATACTAAAATTTGTCAATTCTacatatttttgtatgtatCTCATAAGGAGCGAGTTAAACTCATTCCTTTCTCTTtactcccagttcctttccagACTTGGGTCACGTCTAAAACCTTCACTGTTTGGGGCCAATACAGTTTTTCTTGCAGGTAGTTTTCAGTACAACTCCCCCAAAGCGAGAAGTTTCCCCTTAGGTGCGACTTTCGCGTTAAGGTCAGAGAAAGGACGTGGAAGAACAATTAGCCGTGACATTTGAGCCCCTTCGTCTGCCGTGACCTTTGGAATAATTGTCCACGCAGGCTTTTGTGGAGacgaccagtcagaccagtgACAAACGTGCAGCCGGCGCCTCTGGCTTCTGTCTGTGAGCGGTGACTCCCCTTTCACACATTGGCTTCACACTGTTTTTCGTCTGTTGCCTTTCATTGTTTTAGCTCAACAGCATATTTATCATCCATTTAGCCTTTGTGGTTATTTTAATGCTTGCTGTAAAAGCCGATCCTCTTATTCGGTTTCATTACACACATTACAGTAGACTTGACCTTCGTTCCTCTTCTGCAGTTCCGGTTTTTCATTGTCTGAATGTGTAATGCGTTCTTTATCCCTTTTAATTCACCCGTTAATCATGACTTCTCTTCATTCCAGCTCTGCTGCATCAGGCAGTAAAATGACAGCCACCACTGGAGCAAGTGTTGCTGTTTGAAGATCAGGAATGAAGCCGCGACGCAGCCACTCATGCACATAACAGGGTCTTTTCTCTCTGACCTCGTCCCACCACT
It encodes:
- the ccdc97 gene encoding coiled-coil domain-containing protein 97; translated protein: MWGEIEDPVQTQPSPSNSEETRKLPADPEQTPSETQVRPDLYVMPEVRVRPETHAMPDLQVSQAESICVNAMIEAIALSGSPVKSQQIGEAELTLDQRREELQHQYRSRPLVFLERYHSCLKPQHLSAFAHVSSDPRTQHYSNVIQRRATGGANRTRTRVRNHRYAALRALQQEGQYFSEEQMRTREPLLYEQYIGQYLTDEEVLERSQEAMLDGAPAGGEGGLAHLLLNSYQERLIQSRLQEEQEREEGAQEEDEDEDDEDDNRVQPKEWEPTAEEKALLREEFISQMHQRFLDGKDRDFNYSEVDENPEYDNLDIVSRDAEDKYFDDDEEEEEEEEEEEENMTE